Proteins found in one Panicum hallii strain FIL2 chromosome 4, PHallii_v3.1, whole genome shotgun sequence genomic segment:
- the LOC112890453 gene encoding uncharacterized protein LOC112890453 has translation MSHKGKATSDVRYNPEDGPEAYSNPMAHARLSAYSAMARDVHGPEFDPATEDLDGEVVMRVGGGKHHGRYWLADGAIDSSSTPSLSQIRARSTSASPVIRPRQDTSQYRIQALQAQLEEERRLRVENEQRMRDIFAYMQTLGAAAGVSPPPSLFASPLRPPAEFSTPVSIDKF, from the exons ATGTCCCACAAGGGCAAGGCGACGTCTGACGTCAGATACaacccggaggacgggcccgaggcatacagcaacccGATGGCCCACGCCCGCCTCAGTGCGTACTCAGCGATGGCAAGGGATGTGCATGGTCCAGAGTTTGATCCGGCCACCGAGGATCTTGATGGAGAAGTTGTTATGAGGGTTGGAGGAGGTAAGCATCATGGGCGGTATTGGCTTGCCGACGGCGCAATtgactcgtcctctactcctagTCTATCTCAGATTAGAGCAAGAAGCACGAGTGCGAGCCCAGTCATACGACCTCGGCAGGACACTTCACAGTACCGCATACAGGCACTTCAG GCCCAattagaagaagagaggaggctacgTGTGGAGAACGAGCAGAGGATGAGGGACATTTTTGCCTACATGCAGACTCTTGGCGCCGCAGCGGGTGTATCTCCACCACCTTCGTTGTTCGCTTCACCTCTGCGGCCTCCTGCTGAGTTTTCTACTCCTGTGAGTATAGATAAGTTTTAG